TACACTTGCCCGCTGTTTTAGCAGCGTGCAGTTTCATGTCATTTAATTTTGAGTGGAGGAATCCTCATGCAACGTTTTATTCTTGCTGCTGCGCTAAGCGTAGCAATGTCCGCGCACGCCGCAGATAATCTGGTTTTTAGTCCCAAACAGTTGCAGACGCTGGGGATACGCACCCTGCCGTTAGCCACCTCCAGCCAGCAAGCCAGTCTGGGCTATGCGGCAACAGTAGTAGTCCCACCCACCCAGCAACGTATTGTGGCTGCACCGATGATGGGTTTGCTGACGCGAGTATGGGTGACGAGCAATACCCAGGTTAAAGCCGGTCAGCCGCTGGCCACGCTGGCCAGTCCGAGTCTGGCAGAAGCGCAGGGCGGTCTGGTTCAGGCGGCGGCACAGGCGCAACTGGCGCGCGGACAGATGCAACGCGATGACCAGTTGCTGGCCGATGGCATTATTCCGCAGTCGCGGCAGCAGGCAACGCGCGCCGCTTATCTGAGTGCCAACGCCATGCTTACTCAGCATCGCCAGTCATTGCGCATGCTGGGCGTGCCAGCGGGCACCATTGCGCAAATGGAGCGTGGTCAGGCGAATACCGCCGAATTAAATCTGGTGGCACCGATGTCGGGCGTGGTGCTGGAAGTGAATGCCGCTGCCGGACAGCGGGTGGAAGCGGCAACTGCTTTGTTCAAGATCGCGCAAATGCATCCGCTGTGGCTGGAAATACAGGTGCCGAGCAACGCTGCTGCTGGCATAAAATCTGGGGATCAGGTGAATGTGGCCGGGCGCAAGGTGACGGGCCGCGTGCTGTCGGTCGGGCAGTCTGCGCAATTGGCGCAAACTGTACTGGTGCGTGCACAGATTGAAGGTGAGCTGGATGGTCTGGTCAGCGGTCAGGCGGTAGAAGCGCAATTGACAGGTAAAACCAGTCTAGACTGGCAAGTGCCGGTGACTGCGCTGGCTTACAATAAAAATCAGCCATTTGTATTTGTGCGTGATGCGCGTGGTTTCCACCCGGTGGCGGTGAAAGTGCTGTCACAAACGGCCAGTGTCGCTCGCGTAGCAGGCGGCTTCACCAAAAATGATGTGATTGCCGTTCAGGGCGTAGCGCAAATCAAGGCGGTATGGACTGGCGTGGGCGGAGAGGGTGGGGAGTGACATGCTGAATAAACTCGTCGAATTCTCGCTGTCCAAGCGACTGCTGATATTGATATTTACGGCAGTATTAATTGGCGCTGGCTGGATGGCTTTTCAGCAACTGCCGATTGATGCCTTTCCGGATGTATCGAGTACGCAAGTTAAATTAATTATGAAGGCGCCGGGCATGACCCCGGAAGAAGTTGAAGCGCGTATCGTCGCGCCGATAGAAACCGAGATGCTGGGTATTCCCAAACAGCGTATTCTGCGTTCCATTTCCAAGTATGCGCTGGCTGACATTACGATTGATTTTGAAGATGGCACCGATATCTACTGGGCGCGGCAGCAGGTCGCCGAGCGGCTGGCGAATGCGCAGGGCAGTCTGCCGCCGGGCAGTTCGGGTGGTCTGGCACCGATTACCACGCCATTGGGTGAAATGTTTATGTTCACTGTCGAGGGTGGTGGCTTGTCGCTGGAAGAGCGGCGTTCCTTACTGGACTGGGTGATACGTCCGCAATTACGTACGTTGCCGGGTGTGGCGGATGTGAATACGCTGGGCGGCATGGTGCGTACCTTTGAAGTCGTGCCTGACAATGCGCAACTGGCCGCACGCGGCGTTCAATTGAGTGACCTGCAGCGCGCGCTGGAAATGAATAATCGCAACGATGGCGCCGGGCGTCTGCGTGCCGGTGAAGAAGTGCTGGTAGTGCGGGTAGAAGGTGCGATCAAGACGCTGGATGACGTGCGCAGCATCGTGGTCGGTGATCGTGATGGCACACCAGTACGCGTGGGCGATGTGGCGACCGTGCAAATCGGCAACCTGACCCGTTATGGCGCGGTGACCAAAGATGGTCGCGGTGAAGCGGTT
The DNA window shown above is from Sulfuriferula thiophila and carries:
- a CDS encoding efflux RND transporter periplasmic adaptor subunit, which encodes MQRFILAAALSVAMSAHAADNLVFSPKQLQTLGIRTLPLATSSQQASLGYAATVVVPPTQQRIVAAPMMGLLTRVWVTSNTQVKAGQPLATLASPSLAEAQGGLVQAAAQAQLARGQMQRDDQLLADGIIPQSRQQATRAAYLSANAMLTQHRQSLRMLGVPAGTIAQMERGQANTAELNLVAPMSGVVLEVNAAAGQRVEAATALFKIAQMHPLWLEIQVPSNAAAGIKSGDQVNVAGRKVTGRVLSVGQSAQLAQTVLVRAQIEGELDGLVSGQAVEAQLTGKTSLDWQVPVTALAYNKNQPFVFVRDARGFHPVAVKVLSQTASVARVAGGFTKNDVIAVQGVAQIKAVWTGVGGEGGE